One region of Lagopus muta isolate bLagMut1 chromosome 13, bLagMut1 primary, whole genome shotgun sequence genomic DNA includes:
- the DRP2 gene encoding dystrophin-related protein 2 isoform X4 has protein sequence MQEWPFVVPRCPEWRVAEQARRGSAAHPLSQVKGSQDGTGPLCVTPRVPDSAAGPQAPLEMNLCWNEIKKKSHSLRARLEAFSDHSGKLQVPLQEIIDWLGQKDEELSAQLPLRGDVLLVQQEKETHAAFMEEVKSRGPYIYSVLESAQAFLSQHPFEELEEPTSESKDVSPRHRIQNISRFVWKQANVASELWEKLTARCVDQHRHIERTLEQLLEIKGAMEELSTALDQAESVRETWEPIGDLFIDSLPEHIQSTKLFKEELSPMKDGVKVVNDLAHQLAISDVHLSMENSRTLEQINTRWKQLQASINERLKQLQDAHRDFGPGSQHFLSSSVQVPWERAISPNKVPYYINHQAQTTCWDHPKMTELYQTLADLNNIKFSAYRTAMKLRRVQKALRLDMVTLATALEIFNEHDLQPSDRAMDVVEVIHCLTSLYERLEEERGILVNVPLCVDMSLNWLLNVFDSGRSGKMRALSFKTGIACLCGTEVKEKFQYLFSQVANAGGLCDQRHLGVLLHEAIQVPRQLGEVAAFGGSNVEPSIRSCFRFSHGKPAIEAAQFLEWANLEPQSMVWLAVLHRVTMAEQVKHQTKCSVCRQCPIKGFRYRSLKQFNVDICQTCFLTGRASKGNKLHYPIMEYYTPTTSSENMRDFATTLKNKFRSKQYFSKHPQRGYLPVQSVLEADFSETPASSPMLPHADTHSRIEHFASRLAEMENQNCSFFSDSLSPDDSLDEDQYLLRHSSPITDREPAGSQQVPGSLPMDDKGELERILAHLEDENRILQGELRRLKWQHDEAVESPTLATSSPELVQDPRNEELLAEARILRQHKSRLETRMQILEDHNKQLESQLHRLRELLLQPPAESNGNGSAASSLASSPHQSEGGQARDKEHDTPDTEAAADEVEAKTQEVSVCLEDIMEKLRSAFPNSRGTRVKSPSLASYCSIR, from the exons ATGCAGGAATGGCCCTTCGTCGTCCCGCGGTGTCCTGAGTGGCGCGTGGCTGAGCAGGCACGGCGTGGATCTGCTGCCCACCCGCTGTCCCAG GTTAAAGGCTCTCAGGATGGCACAGGACCTTTGTGTGTAACCCCCCGGGTTCctgacagtgctgctgggcCCCAGGCCCCTCTGGAGATGAATCTTTGTTGGAACGAGATCAAAAAGAAATCTCACAGCCTTCG GGCTCGTCTGGAGGCGTTCTCTGACCACAGTGGGAAGCTGCAGGTCCCCCTCCAGGAGATCATCGACTGGCTGGGCCAGAAGGATGAGGAGCTGTCGGCACAGCTGCCCCTGCGTGGCGATGTGCTCCTGGtgcagcaggagaaggagaCGCACGCG GCTTTCATGGAAGAGGTGAAGTCCCGGGGGCCGTACATTTACTCTGTCTTAGAGTCAGCGCAGGCTTTCCTCTCTCAGCATCCATTTGAGGAACTGGAAGAGCcaacttcagaaagcaaag atgTGTCTCCCCGGCACCGCATCCAGAACATCAGCCGCTTCGTCTGGAAGCAGGCGAACGTGGCCAGCGAGCTGTGGGAGAAGCTGACAGCCCGCTGCGTGGACCAGCACCGGCACATCGAGCGGACgttggagcagctgctggagatcaAAGGGGCCATggaggagctcagcacagcgctGGATCAGGCTGAGAGCGTGCGTGAAACCTGGGAACCCATCGGGGACCTCTTCATTGATTCCTTGCCAGAGCACATCCAGTCGACCAAG CTCTTCAAAGAGGAGCTCTCTCCCATGAAGGATGGGGTGAAGGTGGTCAATGACCTTGCACACCAGCTCGCCATCTCCGATGTCCACCTGTCCATGGAGAACTCTCGCACCCTGGAGCAGATCAACACCCGCtggaagcagctgcag GCCTCCATCAACGAACGCCTGAAGCAGCTCCAAGATGCCCACCGGGACTTCGGGCCGGGCTCCCAGCACTTCCTCTCCT CCTCTGTTCAGGTTCCCTGGGAGCGAGCCATTTCCCCCAACAAAGTGCCATACTACATCAA CCACCAGGCACAGACCACGTGCTGGGACCACCCAAAGATGACAGAGCTGTACCAGACGCTGG CGGATTTGAACAACATCAAGTTCTCAGCCTATCGGACAGCTATGAAGCTGCGGCGGGTGCAAAAAGCCCTGCGAT TGGACATGGTGACCTTGGCCACGGCCCTGGAAATCTTCAACGAGCACGACCTGCAGCCCAGCGACCGCGCGATGGATGTGGTGGAGGTCATCCACTGCCTGACCTCCCTCTACGagaggctggaggaggagcGGGGCATCCTGGTGAACGTGCCGCTCTGCGTGGACATGAGCCTCAACTGGCTGCTCAACGTCTTTGACAG TGGCCGCAGTGGGAAGATGAGGGCTCTCTCCTTCAAGACGGGCATTGCATGTCTGTGTGGGACAGAGGTCAAGGAGAAGTTTCAGT ACCTCTTCAGCCAAGTGGCAAATGCAGGTGGGCTGTGTGACCAGAGGCATCTGGGTGTGCTGCTGCACGAGGCCATCCAGGTGCCACGGCAGCTGGGTGAGGTGGCGGCGTTTGGGGGCAGCAACGTGGAGCCCAGCATCCGCAGCTGCTTCCGATTC AGCCATGGGAAACCTGCCATCGAGGCAGCCCAGTTTCTGGAGTGGGCCAACCTGGAGCCTCAGTCTATGGTGTGGTTGGCCGTGCTGCACCGCGTCACCATGGCAGAGCAGGTGAAGCACCAGACCAAGTGCTCTGTGTGCCGGCAGTGCCCCATCAAGGGCTTCAG GTACCGCAGCCTGAAGCAGTTCAACGTGGATATTTGCCAGACCTGCTTCCTCACTGGGCGAGCCAGCAAGGGCAACAAGTTGCACTACCCCATCATGGAGTACTACACCCCG ACCACCTCCAGTGAGAACATGAGGGACTTTGCCACCACGCTGAAGAACAAGTTTCGGTCCAAGCAGTACTTCAGCAAGCACCCACAGAGGGGGTACCTGCCTGTCCAGTCCGTGCTGGAGGCTGACTTCTCTGAGAC ACCAGCCTCCTCCCCGATGTTGCCTCACGCTGACACGCACTCTCGGATTGAGCACTTTGCCAGCAG GCTTGCAGAGATGGAAAACCAGAACTGTTCCTTCTTCAGTGACAGCCTGTCCCCTGATGATAGCTT GGATGAGGACCAATACTTGCTGCGTCACTCCAGCCCCATCACGGACCGGGAGCCTGCGGGCAGCCAGCAGGTCCCAGGCAGCCTGCCCATGGATGATAAGGGGGAGCTGGAGCGCATCCTGGCCCACCTGGAGGATGAAAACAG GATCCTCCAGGGAGAGCTGAGGCGTTTGAAGTGGCAGCACGATGAGGCAGTGGAATCCCCAACCTTGGCTACGAGCTCCCCCGAATTGGTGCAGGACCCACGCAACGAGGAGCTCCTGGCAGAGGCACGGATCCTCCGGCAGCACAAGAGCCGCCTGGAGACCCGCATGCAGATCCTTGAGGATCACAACAAGCAACTGGAGTCCCAGCTGCAccggctgagggagctgctgctgcag
- the DRP2 gene encoding dystrophin-related protein 2 isoform X5 codes for MQEWPFVVPRCPEWRVAEQARRGSAAHPLSQVKGSQDGTGPLCVTPRVPDSAAGPQAPLEMNLCWNEIKKKSHSLRARLEAFSDHSGKLQVPLQEIIDWLGQKDEELSAQLPLRGDVLLVQQEKETHAAFMEEVKSRGPYIYSVLESAQAFLSQHPFEELEEPTSESKDVSPRHRIQNISRFVWKQANVASELWEKLTARCVDQHRHIERTLEQLLEIKGAMEELSTALDQAESVRETWEPIGDLFIDSLPEHIQSTKLFKEELSPMKDGVKVVNDLAHQLAISDVHLSMENSRTLEQINTRWKQLQASINERLKQLQDAHRDFGPGSQHFLSSSVQVPWERAISPNKVPYYINHQAQTTCWDHPKMTELYQTLADLNNIKFSAYRTAMKLRRVQKALRLDMVTLATALEIFNEHDLQPSDRAMDVVEVIHCLTSLYERLEEERGILVNVPLCVDMSLNWLLNVFDSGRSGKMRALSFKTGIACLCGTEVKEKFQYLFSQVANAGGLCDQRHLGVLLHEAIQVPRQLGEVAAFGGSNVEPSIRSCFRFSHGKPAIEAAQFLEWANLEPQSMVWLAVLHRVTMAEQVKHQTKCSVCRQCPIKGFRYRSLKQFNVDICQTCFLTGRASKGNKLHYPIMEYYTPTTSSENMRDFATTLKNKFRSKQYFSKHPQRGYLPVQSVLEADFSETPASSPMLPHADTHSRIEHFASRLAEMENQNCSFFSDSLSPDDSLDEDQYLLRHSSPITDREPAGSQQVPGSLPMDDKGELERILAHLEDENRILQGELRRLKWQHDEAVESPTLATSSPELVQDPRNEELLAEARILRQHKSRLETRMQILEDHNKQLESQLHRLRELLLQPPAESNGNGSAASSLASSPHQSEGGQARDKEHDTPDTEAADEVEAKTQEVSVCLEDIMEKLRSAFPNSRGTRVKSPSLASYCSIR; via the exons ATGCAGGAATGGCCCTTCGTCGTCCCGCGGTGTCCTGAGTGGCGCGTGGCTGAGCAGGCACGGCGTGGATCTGCTGCCCACCCGCTGTCCCAG GTTAAAGGCTCTCAGGATGGCACAGGACCTTTGTGTGTAACCCCCCGGGTTCctgacagtgctgctgggcCCCAGGCCCCTCTGGAGATGAATCTTTGTTGGAACGAGATCAAAAAGAAATCTCACAGCCTTCG GGCTCGTCTGGAGGCGTTCTCTGACCACAGTGGGAAGCTGCAGGTCCCCCTCCAGGAGATCATCGACTGGCTGGGCCAGAAGGATGAGGAGCTGTCGGCACAGCTGCCCCTGCGTGGCGATGTGCTCCTGGtgcagcaggagaaggagaCGCACGCG GCTTTCATGGAAGAGGTGAAGTCCCGGGGGCCGTACATTTACTCTGTCTTAGAGTCAGCGCAGGCTTTCCTCTCTCAGCATCCATTTGAGGAACTGGAAGAGCcaacttcagaaagcaaag atgTGTCTCCCCGGCACCGCATCCAGAACATCAGCCGCTTCGTCTGGAAGCAGGCGAACGTGGCCAGCGAGCTGTGGGAGAAGCTGACAGCCCGCTGCGTGGACCAGCACCGGCACATCGAGCGGACgttggagcagctgctggagatcaAAGGGGCCATggaggagctcagcacagcgctGGATCAGGCTGAGAGCGTGCGTGAAACCTGGGAACCCATCGGGGACCTCTTCATTGATTCCTTGCCAGAGCACATCCAGTCGACCAAG CTCTTCAAAGAGGAGCTCTCTCCCATGAAGGATGGGGTGAAGGTGGTCAATGACCTTGCACACCAGCTCGCCATCTCCGATGTCCACCTGTCCATGGAGAACTCTCGCACCCTGGAGCAGATCAACACCCGCtggaagcagctgcag GCCTCCATCAACGAACGCCTGAAGCAGCTCCAAGATGCCCACCGGGACTTCGGGCCGGGCTCCCAGCACTTCCTCTCCT CCTCTGTTCAGGTTCCCTGGGAGCGAGCCATTTCCCCCAACAAAGTGCCATACTACATCAA CCACCAGGCACAGACCACGTGCTGGGACCACCCAAAGATGACAGAGCTGTACCAGACGCTGG CGGATTTGAACAACATCAAGTTCTCAGCCTATCGGACAGCTATGAAGCTGCGGCGGGTGCAAAAAGCCCTGCGAT TGGACATGGTGACCTTGGCCACGGCCCTGGAAATCTTCAACGAGCACGACCTGCAGCCCAGCGACCGCGCGATGGATGTGGTGGAGGTCATCCACTGCCTGACCTCCCTCTACGagaggctggaggaggagcGGGGCATCCTGGTGAACGTGCCGCTCTGCGTGGACATGAGCCTCAACTGGCTGCTCAACGTCTTTGACAG TGGCCGCAGTGGGAAGATGAGGGCTCTCTCCTTCAAGACGGGCATTGCATGTCTGTGTGGGACAGAGGTCAAGGAGAAGTTTCAGT ACCTCTTCAGCCAAGTGGCAAATGCAGGTGGGCTGTGTGACCAGAGGCATCTGGGTGTGCTGCTGCACGAGGCCATCCAGGTGCCACGGCAGCTGGGTGAGGTGGCGGCGTTTGGGGGCAGCAACGTGGAGCCCAGCATCCGCAGCTGCTTCCGATTC AGCCATGGGAAACCTGCCATCGAGGCAGCCCAGTTTCTGGAGTGGGCCAACCTGGAGCCTCAGTCTATGGTGTGGTTGGCCGTGCTGCACCGCGTCACCATGGCAGAGCAGGTGAAGCACCAGACCAAGTGCTCTGTGTGCCGGCAGTGCCCCATCAAGGGCTTCAG GTACCGCAGCCTGAAGCAGTTCAACGTGGATATTTGCCAGACCTGCTTCCTCACTGGGCGAGCCAGCAAGGGCAACAAGTTGCACTACCCCATCATGGAGTACTACACCCCG ACCACCTCCAGTGAGAACATGAGGGACTTTGCCACCACGCTGAAGAACAAGTTTCGGTCCAAGCAGTACTTCAGCAAGCACCCACAGAGGGGGTACCTGCCTGTCCAGTCCGTGCTGGAGGCTGACTTCTCTGAGAC ACCAGCCTCCTCCCCGATGTTGCCTCACGCTGACACGCACTCTCGGATTGAGCACTTTGCCAGCAG GCTTGCAGAGATGGAAAACCAGAACTGTTCCTTCTTCAGTGACAGCCTGTCCCCTGATGATAGCTT GGATGAGGACCAATACTTGCTGCGTCACTCCAGCCCCATCACGGACCGGGAGCCTGCGGGCAGCCAGCAGGTCCCAGGCAGCCTGCCCATGGATGATAAGGGGGAGCTGGAGCGCATCCTGGCCCACCTGGAGGATGAAAACAG GATCCTCCAGGGAGAGCTGAGGCGTTTGAAGTGGCAGCACGATGAGGCAGTGGAATCCCCAACCTTGGCTACGAGCTCCCCCGAATTGGTGCAGGACCCACGCAACGAGGAGCTCCTGGCAGAGGCACGGATCCTCCGGCAGCACAAGAGCCGCCTGGAGACCCGCATGCAGATCCTTGAGGATCACAACAAGCAACTGGAGTCCCAGCTGCAccggctgagggagctgctgctgcag
- the DRP2 gene encoding dystrophin-related protein 2 isoform X3 produces MQEWPFVVPRCPEWRVAEQARRGSAAHPLSQVKGSQDGTGPLCVTPRVPDSAAGPQAPLEMNLCWNEIKKKSHSLRARLEAFSDHSGKLQVPLQEIIDWLGQKDEELSAQLPLRGDVLLVQQEKETHAAFMEEVKSRGPYIYSVLESAQAFLSQHPFEELEEPTSESKDVSPRHRIQNISRFVWKQANVASELWEKLTARCVDQHRHIERTLEQLLEIKGAMEELSTALDQAESVRETWEPIGDLFIDSLPEHIQSTKLFKEELSPMKDGVKVVNDLAHQLAISDVHLSMENSRTLEQINTRWKQLQASINERLKQLQDAHRDFGPGSQHFLSSSVQVPWERAISPNKVPYYINHQAQTTCWDHPKMTELYQTLADLNNIKFSAYRTAMKLRRVQKALRLDMVTLATALEIFNEHDLQPSDRAMDVVEVIHCLTSLYERLEEERGILVNVPLCVDMSLNWLLNVFDSGRSGKMRALSFKTGIACLCGTEVKEKFQYLFSQVANAGGLCDQRHLGVLLHEAIQVPRQLGEVAAFGGSNVEPSIRSCFRFSHGKPAIEAAQFLEWANLEPQSMVWLAVLHRVTMAEQVKHQTKCSVCRQCPIKGFRYRSLKQFNVDICQTCFLTGRASKGNKLHYPIMEYYTPTTSSENMRDFATTLKNKFRSKQYFSKHPQRGYLPVQSVLEADFSETPASSPMLPHADTHSRIEHFASRLAEMENQNCSFFSDSLSPDDSLDEDQYLLRHSSPITDREPAGSQQVPGSLPMDDKGELERILAHLEDENRILQGELRRLKWQHDEAVESPTLATSSPELVQDPRNEELLAEARILRQHKSRLETRMQILEDHNKQLESQLHRLRELLLQPPAESNGNGSAASSLASSPHQSEGGQARDKEHDTPDTEAAADEVEAKTQEVSVCLEDIMEKLRSAFPNSRGCWAP; encoded by the exons ATGCAGGAATGGCCCTTCGTCGTCCCGCGGTGTCCTGAGTGGCGCGTGGCTGAGCAGGCACGGCGTGGATCTGCTGCCCACCCGCTGTCCCAG GTTAAAGGCTCTCAGGATGGCACAGGACCTTTGTGTGTAACCCCCCGGGTTCctgacagtgctgctgggcCCCAGGCCCCTCTGGAGATGAATCTTTGTTGGAACGAGATCAAAAAGAAATCTCACAGCCTTCG GGCTCGTCTGGAGGCGTTCTCTGACCACAGTGGGAAGCTGCAGGTCCCCCTCCAGGAGATCATCGACTGGCTGGGCCAGAAGGATGAGGAGCTGTCGGCACAGCTGCCCCTGCGTGGCGATGTGCTCCTGGtgcagcaggagaaggagaCGCACGCG GCTTTCATGGAAGAGGTGAAGTCCCGGGGGCCGTACATTTACTCTGTCTTAGAGTCAGCGCAGGCTTTCCTCTCTCAGCATCCATTTGAGGAACTGGAAGAGCcaacttcagaaagcaaag atgTGTCTCCCCGGCACCGCATCCAGAACATCAGCCGCTTCGTCTGGAAGCAGGCGAACGTGGCCAGCGAGCTGTGGGAGAAGCTGACAGCCCGCTGCGTGGACCAGCACCGGCACATCGAGCGGACgttggagcagctgctggagatcaAAGGGGCCATggaggagctcagcacagcgctGGATCAGGCTGAGAGCGTGCGTGAAACCTGGGAACCCATCGGGGACCTCTTCATTGATTCCTTGCCAGAGCACATCCAGTCGACCAAG CTCTTCAAAGAGGAGCTCTCTCCCATGAAGGATGGGGTGAAGGTGGTCAATGACCTTGCACACCAGCTCGCCATCTCCGATGTCCACCTGTCCATGGAGAACTCTCGCACCCTGGAGCAGATCAACACCCGCtggaagcagctgcag GCCTCCATCAACGAACGCCTGAAGCAGCTCCAAGATGCCCACCGGGACTTCGGGCCGGGCTCCCAGCACTTCCTCTCCT CCTCTGTTCAGGTTCCCTGGGAGCGAGCCATTTCCCCCAACAAAGTGCCATACTACATCAA CCACCAGGCACAGACCACGTGCTGGGACCACCCAAAGATGACAGAGCTGTACCAGACGCTGG CGGATTTGAACAACATCAAGTTCTCAGCCTATCGGACAGCTATGAAGCTGCGGCGGGTGCAAAAAGCCCTGCGAT TGGACATGGTGACCTTGGCCACGGCCCTGGAAATCTTCAACGAGCACGACCTGCAGCCCAGCGACCGCGCGATGGATGTGGTGGAGGTCATCCACTGCCTGACCTCCCTCTACGagaggctggaggaggagcGGGGCATCCTGGTGAACGTGCCGCTCTGCGTGGACATGAGCCTCAACTGGCTGCTCAACGTCTTTGACAG TGGCCGCAGTGGGAAGATGAGGGCTCTCTCCTTCAAGACGGGCATTGCATGTCTGTGTGGGACAGAGGTCAAGGAGAAGTTTCAGT ACCTCTTCAGCCAAGTGGCAAATGCAGGTGGGCTGTGTGACCAGAGGCATCTGGGTGTGCTGCTGCACGAGGCCATCCAGGTGCCACGGCAGCTGGGTGAGGTGGCGGCGTTTGGGGGCAGCAACGTGGAGCCCAGCATCCGCAGCTGCTTCCGATTC AGCCATGGGAAACCTGCCATCGAGGCAGCCCAGTTTCTGGAGTGGGCCAACCTGGAGCCTCAGTCTATGGTGTGGTTGGCCGTGCTGCACCGCGTCACCATGGCAGAGCAGGTGAAGCACCAGACCAAGTGCTCTGTGTGCCGGCAGTGCCCCATCAAGGGCTTCAG GTACCGCAGCCTGAAGCAGTTCAACGTGGATATTTGCCAGACCTGCTTCCTCACTGGGCGAGCCAGCAAGGGCAACAAGTTGCACTACCCCATCATGGAGTACTACACCCCG ACCACCTCCAGTGAGAACATGAGGGACTTTGCCACCACGCTGAAGAACAAGTTTCGGTCCAAGCAGTACTTCAGCAAGCACCCACAGAGGGGGTACCTGCCTGTCCAGTCCGTGCTGGAGGCTGACTTCTCTGAGAC ACCAGCCTCCTCCCCGATGTTGCCTCACGCTGACACGCACTCTCGGATTGAGCACTTTGCCAGCAG GCTTGCAGAGATGGAAAACCAGAACTGTTCCTTCTTCAGTGACAGCCTGTCCCCTGATGATAGCTT GGATGAGGACCAATACTTGCTGCGTCACTCCAGCCCCATCACGGACCGGGAGCCTGCGGGCAGCCAGCAGGTCCCAGGCAGCCTGCCCATGGATGATAAGGGGGAGCTGGAGCGCATCCTGGCCCACCTGGAGGATGAAAACAG GATCCTCCAGGGAGAGCTGAGGCGTTTGAAGTGGCAGCACGATGAGGCAGTGGAATCCCCAACCTTGGCTACGAGCTCCCCCGAATTGGTGCAGGACCCACGCAACGAGGAGCTCCTGGCAGAGGCACGGATCCTCCGGCAGCACAAGAGCCGCCTGGAGACCCGCATGCAGATCCTTGAGGATCACAACAAGCAACTGGAGTCCCAGCTGCAccggctgagggagctgctgctgcag
- the DRP2 gene encoding dystrophin-related protein 2 isoform X2, with translation MQEWPFVVPRCPEWRVAEQARRGSAAHPLSQVKGSQDGTGPLCVTPRVPDSAAGPQAPLEMNLCWNEIKKKSHSLRARLEAFSDHSGKLQVPLQEIIDWLGQKDEELSAQLPLRGDVLLVQQEKETHAAFMEEVKSRGPYIYSVLESAQAFLSQHPFEELEEPTSESKDVSPRHRIQNISRFVWKQANVASELWEKLTARCVDQHRHIERTLEQLLEIKGAMEELSTALDQAESVRETWEPIGDLFIDSLPEHIQSTKLFKEELSPMKDGVKVVNDLAHQLAISDVHLSMENSRTLEQINTRWKQLQASINERLKQLQDAHRDFGPGSQHFLSSSVQVPWERAISPNKVPYYINHQAQTTCWDHPKMTELYQTLADLNNIKFSAYRTAMKLRRVQKALRLDMVTLATALEIFNEHDLQPSDRAMDVVEVIHCLTSLYERLEEERGILVNVPLCVDMSLNWLLNVFDSGRSGKMRALSFKTGIACLCGTEVKEKFQYLFSQVANAGGLCDQRHLGVLLHEAIQVPRQLGEVAAFGGSNVEPSIRSCFRFSHGKPAIEAAQFLEWANLEPQSMVWLAVLHRVTMAEQVKHQTKCSVCRQCPIKGFRYRSLKQFNVDICQTCFLTGRASKGNKLHYPIMEYYTPTTSSENMRDFATTLKNKFRSKQYFSKHPQRGYLPVQSVLEADFSETPASSPMLPHADTHSRIEHFASRLAEMENQNCSFFSDSLSPDDSLDEDQYLLRHSSPITDREPAGSQQVPGSLPMDDKGELERILAHLEDENRILQGELRRLKWQHDEAVESPTLATSSPELVQDPRNEELLAEARILRQHKSRLETRMQILEDHNKQLESQLHRLRELLLQPPAESNGNGSAASSLASSPHQSEGGQARDKEHDTPDTEAADEVEAKTQEVSVCLEDIMEKLRSAFPNSRGMTSLI, from the exons ATGCAGGAATGGCCCTTCGTCGTCCCGCGGTGTCCTGAGTGGCGCGTGGCTGAGCAGGCACGGCGTGGATCTGCTGCCCACCCGCTGTCCCAG GTTAAAGGCTCTCAGGATGGCACAGGACCTTTGTGTGTAACCCCCCGGGTTCctgacagtgctgctgggcCCCAGGCCCCTCTGGAGATGAATCTTTGTTGGAACGAGATCAAAAAGAAATCTCACAGCCTTCG GGCTCGTCTGGAGGCGTTCTCTGACCACAGTGGGAAGCTGCAGGTCCCCCTCCAGGAGATCATCGACTGGCTGGGCCAGAAGGATGAGGAGCTGTCGGCACAGCTGCCCCTGCGTGGCGATGTGCTCCTGGtgcagcaggagaaggagaCGCACGCG GCTTTCATGGAAGAGGTGAAGTCCCGGGGGCCGTACATTTACTCTGTCTTAGAGTCAGCGCAGGCTTTCCTCTCTCAGCATCCATTTGAGGAACTGGAAGAGCcaacttcagaaagcaaag atgTGTCTCCCCGGCACCGCATCCAGAACATCAGCCGCTTCGTCTGGAAGCAGGCGAACGTGGCCAGCGAGCTGTGGGAGAAGCTGACAGCCCGCTGCGTGGACCAGCACCGGCACATCGAGCGGACgttggagcagctgctggagatcaAAGGGGCCATggaggagctcagcacagcgctGGATCAGGCTGAGAGCGTGCGTGAAACCTGGGAACCCATCGGGGACCTCTTCATTGATTCCTTGCCAGAGCACATCCAGTCGACCAAG CTCTTCAAAGAGGAGCTCTCTCCCATGAAGGATGGGGTGAAGGTGGTCAATGACCTTGCACACCAGCTCGCCATCTCCGATGTCCACCTGTCCATGGAGAACTCTCGCACCCTGGAGCAGATCAACACCCGCtggaagcagctgcag GCCTCCATCAACGAACGCCTGAAGCAGCTCCAAGATGCCCACCGGGACTTCGGGCCGGGCTCCCAGCACTTCCTCTCCT CCTCTGTTCAGGTTCCCTGGGAGCGAGCCATTTCCCCCAACAAAGTGCCATACTACATCAA CCACCAGGCACAGACCACGTGCTGGGACCACCCAAAGATGACAGAGCTGTACCAGACGCTGG CGGATTTGAACAACATCAAGTTCTCAGCCTATCGGACAGCTATGAAGCTGCGGCGGGTGCAAAAAGCCCTGCGAT TGGACATGGTGACCTTGGCCACGGCCCTGGAAATCTTCAACGAGCACGACCTGCAGCCCAGCGACCGCGCGATGGATGTGGTGGAGGTCATCCACTGCCTGACCTCCCTCTACGagaggctggaggaggagcGGGGCATCCTGGTGAACGTGCCGCTCTGCGTGGACATGAGCCTCAACTGGCTGCTCAACGTCTTTGACAG TGGCCGCAGTGGGAAGATGAGGGCTCTCTCCTTCAAGACGGGCATTGCATGTCTGTGTGGGACAGAGGTCAAGGAGAAGTTTCAGT ACCTCTTCAGCCAAGTGGCAAATGCAGGTGGGCTGTGTGACCAGAGGCATCTGGGTGTGCTGCTGCACGAGGCCATCCAGGTGCCACGGCAGCTGGGTGAGGTGGCGGCGTTTGGGGGCAGCAACGTGGAGCCCAGCATCCGCAGCTGCTTCCGATTC AGCCATGGGAAACCTGCCATCGAGGCAGCCCAGTTTCTGGAGTGGGCCAACCTGGAGCCTCAGTCTATGGTGTGGTTGGCCGTGCTGCACCGCGTCACCATGGCAGAGCAGGTGAAGCACCAGACCAAGTGCTCTGTGTGCCGGCAGTGCCCCATCAAGGGCTTCAG GTACCGCAGCCTGAAGCAGTTCAACGTGGATATTTGCCAGACCTGCTTCCTCACTGGGCGAGCCAGCAAGGGCAACAAGTTGCACTACCCCATCATGGAGTACTACACCCCG ACCACCTCCAGTGAGAACATGAGGGACTTTGCCACCACGCTGAAGAACAAGTTTCGGTCCAAGCAGTACTTCAGCAAGCACCCACAGAGGGGGTACCTGCCTGTCCAGTCCGTGCTGGAGGCTGACTTCTCTGAGAC ACCAGCCTCCTCCCCGATGTTGCCTCACGCTGACACGCACTCTCGGATTGAGCACTTTGCCAGCAG GCTTGCAGAGATGGAAAACCAGAACTGTTCCTTCTTCAGTGACAGCCTGTCCCCTGATGATAGCTT GGATGAGGACCAATACTTGCTGCGTCACTCCAGCCCCATCACGGACCGGGAGCCTGCGGGCAGCCAGCAGGTCCCAGGCAGCCTGCCCATGGATGATAAGGGGGAGCTGGAGCGCATCCTGGCCCACCTGGAGGATGAAAACAG GATCCTCCAGGGAGAGCTGAGGCGTTTGAAGTGGCAGCACGATGAGGCAGTGGAATCCCCAACCTTGGCTACGAGCTCCCCCGAATTGGTGCAGGACCCACGCAACGAGGAGCTCCTGGCAGAGGCACGGATCCTCCGGCAGCACAAGAGCCGCCTGGAGACCCGCATGCAGATCCTTGAGGATCACAACAAGCAACTGGAGTCCCAGCTGCAccggctgagggagctgctgctgcag